From Streptomyces zhihengii, the proteins below share one genomic window:
- the fdxA gene encoding ferredoxin translates to MSYVIALPCVDVMDRSCIDECPVDCIYEGRRALYIQPDECVDCGACEPVCPVEAIYFEDDVPTEWGDHRGSNADFFTTLGTPGGAGGLGALDHDSPLVEALAAKAVRS, encoded by the coding sequence ATGTCGTACGTCATCGCCCTGCCCTGTGTCGATGTGATGGACCGTTCCTGCATCGACGAATGCCCCGTGGACTGCATCTACGAGGGCCGGCGCGCCCTCTACATCCAGCCCGACGAATGCGTCGACTGCGGTGCCTGCGAACCGGTGTGCCCCGTGGAGGCCATCTACTTCGAGGACGACGTCCCCACCGAGTGGGGCGATCACCGCGGTTCCAACGCCGACTTCTTCACCACCCTCGGGACGCCCGGCGGGGCGGGCGGTCTCGGAGCGCTCGACCACGACTCCCCCCTGGTCGAAGCCCTGGCCGCGAAGGCGGTGCGGTCATGA
- a CDS encoding MFS transporter translates to MTQTTTAVKQPVTPASIGARLDRMPITPMHRSLTAVIGIGLLFDTFENSLSGTIAKVLQDDFAFGATSLKLVLASVFIGQFIGALVLGRVADRLGRRRAFLINLAIYSGFSLLGAFSPNAEWLIVTRFLAGIGIGAEQSLSDCYLADVLPAAKRGRFIAWAYTIAFCGVPAVGFAALWLVPLSPLGVDGWRWLFVIGALGSAVVWVLRRRLIESPRWLAANGRTEEADLLVSRMEAQIPAGQAVEELPAGHETAVAGRTRLRDIFARGLRRRTVMLWIFCSLSVVGYYGFGTLAPQILAAKGYDIVAGLGFTALSFLGYPVGSALSLPIIDRIERKTLVALSAGAMVAAGMGFAFTDSAVLIVTFGFVYTLCSNVFSSVSHVYLSEQYPTAIRATASGMAYSLSKLSAAALPFVLLPVLDSYGPGALFGVIAASMVALAVTVLTLGERTTGVPVDQVSVSPAAPTTKWS, encoded by the coding sequence ATGACCCAGACCACCACGGCGGTGAAGCAGCCTGTCACCCCCGCCTCGATCGGCGCCCGGCTGGACCGGATGCCGATCACCCCCATGCACCGCAGCCTGACCGCGGTCATCGGGATCGGCCTGCTCTTCGACACGTTCGAGAACAGCCTCTCGGGCACCATCGCCAAGGTGCTCCAGGACGACTTCGCCTTCGGGGCGACGTCGCTCAAGCTGGTCCTCGCCTCCGTCTTCATCGGCCAGTTCATCGGCGCGCTGGTGCTCGGCCGGGTCGCCGACCGGCTCGGGCGGCGCCGGGCCTTCCTGATCAACCTGGCGATCTACTCCGGCTTCTCCCTCCTGGGCGCGTTCTCGCCCAACGCGGAGTGGCTGATCGTGACCCGCTTCCTGGCCGGCATCGGCATCGGCGCCGAACAGTCGCTGTCCGACTGCTACCTGGCGGACGTGCTGCCCGCGGCAAAGCGCGGCCGGTTCATCGCCTGGGCGTACACCATCGCCTTCTGCGGAGTGCCCGCGGTCGGCTTCGCGGCCCTGTGGCTGGTGCCGCTGAGCCCGCTGGGGGTGGACGGCTGGCGCTGGCTGTTCGTGATCGGGGCGCTCGGCTCGGCGGTGGTCTGGGTGCTGCGCCGGCGGCTGATCGAGTCGCCGCGCTGGCTGGCGGCGAACGGCCGTACCGAGGAGGCCGACCTGCTGGTGTCCCGGATGGAGGCCCAGATCCCGGCCGGCCAGGCCGTCGAGGAGCTCCCGGCCGGGCACGAGACGGCCGTCGCCGGGCGGACCAGGCTCCGGGACATCTTCGCCCGCGGGCTGAGGCGCCGCACGGTGATGCTGTGGATCTTCTGCTCGCTCTCCGTGGTCGGCTACTACGGCTTCGGCACCCTGGCCCCGCAGATCCTCGCGGCGAAGGGCTACGACATCGTGGCGGGCCTGGGCTTCACCGCCCTGTCCTTCCTGGGCTACCCCGTCGGCTCGGCGCTGTCGCTGCCGATCATCGACCGCATCGAACGCAAGACACTCGTCGCGCTGTCCGCAGGGGCGATGGTGGCCGCCGGAATGGGCTTCGCCTTCACCGACTCGGCCGTCCTCATCGTCACCTTCGGCTTCGTCTACACGCTGTGCAGCAACGTCTTCTCCAGCGTGTCGCACGTGTACCTCTCCGAGCAGTATCCGACGGCGATCCGGGCCACCGCGTCCGGCATGGCGTACTCCCTGTCCAAACTCAGCGCCGCCGCCCTGCCGTTCGTCCTGCTGCCCGTGCTCGACTCCTACGGACCGGGTGCGCTGTTCGGGGTCATCGCCGCCTCGATGGTCGCGCTGGCCGTCACCGTCCTCACGCTGGGCGAGCGCACCACGGGTGTCCCCGTGGACCAGGTCAGCGTCTCGCCCGCCGCCCCCACCACGAAGTGGAGTTGA